From the Paenibacillus sp. R14(2021) genome, the window CGATAAGCTTCGCGGTTGCCTTGCCGGATTTGCGCAATAATGTCCTCGTCCGGAATCGTTCTCCCTCCCCTCTACCTCAATAGACGAACGCGCTCCCGCTTACCCCTGCACCGGCCGTTTATTTTTTCCCTCGGCCATCGGCAATCGCGTTCCGCGCATGCCGGCCTGAACCGAAAAGAAGCCCCCGCAGGCGCGAAGGCTTCTCTCTTCGATATGTATGTCTCGTTACAGCGTAACCCAGCCGAATTTGATCGCGTTGATAACCGCTTGTGTCCGGTCATCGACCTCCATCTTCTGCAAAATGCTGCTTACGTGGTTTTTAACCGTTTTTTCGCTTATAAATAGGAATTCCCCGATCATCTTATTGCTCTTGCCTTCTGCCATCAAACGAAGTACTTCGGCTTCGCGGCGAGTGAGCGGGTTGTTCTCGCTTGCAATGAATTTGACGCCGGTTTCGCGTGCGGCTGCAGCTCCTGAAGTCGCGCCGATCTCATCCAGGTACGTCATGCGGCGAAGCTGGTTGATCAGCTTGCCCGTTACTTTGGGGTGGATGTACGCATAGCCGTTCACGACGGAACGAATCGCGTTCGCCAGCGCCTCCGCTTCCATATCCTTGAGCAGATAGCCGCTTGCACCTTTGCGCAGCGTTTCAAATACGTAACTCTCATCGTCGTGAATCGAAAGAATAATAACCTTGACCTCTGGAAAAATATCGCGTAGCCGCTCGGTTGCAACTACCCCGTTCTCAATCGGCATGTTGATATCCATCAGGACGACTTCCGGCCTCGTCTCGTTGCAGAACTCCAGCACCTGTATGCCGTCGTTGCATTCGCCGATCACTTCCAAGTCATCTTCCATATTGAGAATCCGCTTAAGTCCTTCGCGGAACAACTGATGATCATCAGCGATCAATACTTTGATCTTGCGCTTGCCGTTCGTTGCTTTCAATTCCATCGTCAATTACTCCTTTCTCGTTTCCGCGTTGATGGGGATATGAATCGTGATTTTCGTGCCTTGATCGATCGCTGATTCGATCTCCATCCTCCCTTCAAGCAGCTCAACCCGCTCACGCATGCCGATCAGCCCGAAATGGACGCTGTTCTTGGCCCTTGATTCAATCAAATCCGCGTGAAAGCCGACGCCATTGTCTTTGACGACAATTTTCACCATTTGTGCTTGAAAGGTGATTTCGAGGGAGACATAAGACGGGTTCGCATGTTTGAA encodes:
- a CDS encoding response regulator transcription factor; amino-acid sequence: MELKATNGKRKIKVLIADDHQLFREGLKRILNMEDDLEVIGECNDGIQVLEFCNETRPEVVLMDINMPIENGVVATERLRDIFPEVKVIILSIHDDESYVFETLRKGASGYLLKDMEAEALANAIRSVVNGYAYIHPKVTGKLINQLRRMTYLDEIGATSGAAAARETGVKFIASENNPLTRREAEVLRLMAEGKSNKMIGEFLFISEKTVKNHVSSILQKMEVDDRTQAVINAIKFGWVTL